TGATTATAATTGACATAGAGTATGGATTGTCAACAGAATATAATCCAAATAAATACTCGGCTGTCATAACAGATGACTCTCCTGGATAAACAGATTTCATTGCCTTCCAAATCTTAAAGTACTTATCAGGTAGTTGACCAGTAAAGCTATTATTGGAAAGATCCAAGATCCGTAAATTGGGGAACTCCGAACTAAACGTTGATGTTTCTTGAATTGCACCTGAAAATCTGTTCGACCTTAAGATAAGCACTTGAAGTTCTGTAATAGTTCCTAACCAAAACGGGAAGACACCATCAAAAGAGTTATCTCCGATGTTGAGAACCTCCAATTTAGTACAATTAGCTAATGATTTTGGTAACGGGCCCGTAAGTTGATTTTCACTCAAATCAATCATCTTTAAGCGGCTTTCACTTGTAAAGGTATTTGGGATTGTACCATGAAACTTATTTTGTTTAAGTTTCAAGGACACTAGTGTCTTGCTTAAGTTGCCTAAACATGTAGGAAGCTTTCCGGTCAAGTTGTTAGAAGACAAATCaagaacatataaatgatggtatcTCACCACCAATTTTGTTGTTGAAAAGATGTAAACTTGACATTTTTGTTCGGAAGCTGATGAAGGCGGGAAATTCATTTAACTCGCATGATGACAGTCGCAATTCTATCAGTTGAGGTAGGGTGTCATTGTTGTAGTGTTCATTAGTGATAACTGATATTCCTTCTAAATACAAAGCTTCGAGTGTGTTGAGTCCTACGAACGTGACTAGGTTCAAACTACCGTTAAATTGGTTACGAGTTAGGTCAAGAGAGTTTAGGTTTTTGAAGTTGGAAAATACACTTGAAATAGTTCCGTGTAATTGATTACCAAAAAGAGATACAATTGTTAGTTGGGTGAGGTTCATAAATGAAGATGGGATACTACCAAAAATAGAATTTTCTGCCATTGAGACAACACTAAGTTTGGTTAAGTTAGCAAGAAAAGGTAGGATTTCTTGGTATAGGTTGATTCGGTTTAAATACAAATTGCCAATGTTGGTCAGTTTACCAATCCAACCGTACTCGCATCCCTTCTCAAAATTGTTATCGCTAATCTCTAAAACTGTGAGTTTCGACAACCTTTCCAAAGAAGGAAATGGGCCTATGAAATTGTTCTTTTTAAGAAAATATTGTGAGTGTTGTCAAGTTAGAGAGTGAACCTGGAACGCTCCATGAGAAAAAAGATTCAGCAAGATTCAAAAATTCCAAGTGTTTTAGGTTGATTATAGATTCCGGTATCTTCCCTGAAAAACCTATTGTATTCAAATCTAGATACTCGATTAAGGTGTTGTTACGAAACTCGGGCAAGGAACCCGTTAGGTCGGGATTTAGTGACAAGTCAAGAATTTTCAGCT
The window above is part of the Rutidosis leptorrhynchoides isolate AG116_Rl617_1_P2 chromosome 1, CSIRO_AGI_Rlap_v1, whole genome shotgun sequence genome. Proteins encoded here:
- the LOC139842198 gene encoding receptor-like protein 33 — translated: MNFPPSSASEQKCQVYIFSTTKLVVRYHHLYVLDLSSNNLTGKLPTCLGNLSKTLVSLKLKQNKFHGTIPNTFTSESRLKMIDLSENQLTGPLPKSLANCTKLEVLNIGDNSFDGVFPFWLGTITELQVLILRSNRFSGAIQETSTFSSEFPNLRILDLSNNSFTGQLPDKYFKIWKAMKSVYPGESSVMTAEYLFGLYSVDNPYSMSIIIKGVKTEYQKILNIFTAVDLSCNSFEGDIPQSLTDLQGLQSLNLSNNLLTGYVLPSFGNLQKLESLDLSHNELSGKIPQELVKLGFLAMFNVSFNHLEGRVPTRKQFNTFENNSYVGNPILCGKPLSNDCQGSKTSTLSQTSDEYESLLPSDIIDWVVIFTGFGSGLVIGILLGNFLYGRYHKWFVEHFGMKKGRWVRPLRNQRRN